The following coding sequences are from one Danaus plexippus chromosome 13 unlocalized genomic scaffold, MEX_DaPlex mxdp_15, whole genome shotgun sequence window:
- the LOC116770162 gene encoding uncharacterized protein LOC116770162, with protein sequence MEYKTLSLAELNAIVANAEDIQEGVVIKDYSVDQASDKMLGFLGDYWRLKVELVTSENDTLHKIFFIKAISKSNAAKADMVRDMNLFEKESWFYNVMVKKMTNNGLKPWSSRFITSTNEAMVFEDLNALQYENRDKFEVYDEEHILLALNTLARFHASSIILEEENSRRIQKPYFINDKYLLDKGGYKTNNTWFEQCMKGALEIVTTMSKYRNDAKALQQIENKWSKVWYRSLEITETSNKYRNVICHRDLWNNNIMFRYENVNNTVKVVDCLFVDFAAVSLQPPASDVMLLFYCTLDPVFREQNLNYFIHYYYEQLKINLSTNGIAIENIISFRDFIESCEEQRLWGVIVSACLVPQFWISEELTKKIFCNTEDFEKILNNDKATFIKTMINNNEGYKRKILPIFEEIVHRYCLTP encoded by the exons ATGGAATACAAAACACTTTCATTGGCTGAATTGAATGCGATTGTCGCTAATGCAGAAGATATACAGGAAGGTGTAGTCATAAAAGACTACTCTGTTGATCAAGCGAGCGATAAAATGCTTGGCTTTCTTGGTGATTATTGGAGACTAAAAGTAGAGTTGGTTACCAGTGAAAATGACacgttacataaaatattctttataaaagcAATTTCGAAATCCAACGCCGCCAAAGCTGACATGGTGAGAGACAtgaatttgtttgaaaaagaATCTTGGTTTTACAACGTCATGGTAAAGAAAATGACCAATAACG GTCTCAAACCTTGGAGTTCCCGTTTCATCACATCGACCAATGAAGCGATGGTCTTCGAAGATCTAAATGCCCTTCAATACGAAAATAGAGATAAATTCGAAGTTTACGACGAAGAGCATATTTTACTCGCTCTAAATACGCTTGCTAGATTTCATGCTTCCTCTATTATCTTAGAAGAAGAGAACAGCAGACGAATTCAGAAACCGTACttcataaatgataaatatctgTTAGATAAAGGTGGTTACAAAACGAATAATACTTGGTTTGAACAATGTATGAAAGGCGCATTAGAAATAGTCACAACTATGTCCAAATATAGAAACGATGCAAAAGCTTTAcaacaaatagaaaataaatggtCTAAAGTATGGTACAGATCGTTGGAAATTACCGAAACGTCAAATAAATACCGTAACGTAATATGTCACCGAGATTtatggaataataatataatgttccgatatgaaaatgttaataatactGTCAAAGTCGTTGATTGTCTGTTTGTTGATTTTGCCGCCGTGTCATTACAACCGCCGGCTAGTGATGTGATGCTTCTCTTCTATTGCACATTAGATCCGGTTTTTCgtgaacaaaatttaaattatttcattcattacTATTATGaacaacttaaaattaatctcaGCACTAATGGAATagcaattgaaaatattatatcatttaggGACTTTATAGAATCTTGCGAAGAACAAAGATTGTGGGGTGTTATTGTTAGCGCCTGTCTCGTCCCTCAGTTTTGGATAAGTGAGGAGCTcactaagaaaatattttgtaatacagAGGATTTCGAAAAAATACTCAATAATGATAAAgctacttttattaaaacaatgattaataataacgaaggttataaaagaaaaatcctGCCAATATTCGAAGAAATTGTTCATCGATATTGTTTGACTCCGTAA
- the LOC133320217 gene encoding uncharacterized protein LOC133320217 translates to MLVTKLTRPLNKMDFLTENDIKTILKNSGYPAVNNMNWLLTNYSNSLVGYLGEHLSLTVSFDLNGAFKNIKFFVKCLPRFEKWKADFLKDLIFFDKEYTMLADLFEKFSELDGSRRYRPKALLLKKDLFVFEDVREWGYKMPCQRENLTWLELKATISAMARFHSQSYIFEERKSKLLGRSYRIWEDYSEYLAEPAQGQSWRETGMNAVIDLLKVFSKYRTKDNFESIVDKRIPELFHLAEDQIRPSSRSRNVVVHRDVWSNNIFLKQHTDGNIHALIVDFQTVVYADPMIDLASMICFNTKLAFREEYIDEVINIYHDSLTRELIVEGIDVGLVPDKKILRENYNESMLFGLTQAAIIVPIVIFDEDIKKNIFSDADKSYRFNTVSRSQEFIDFAEIDETYRVRTCEIIDEILDRFVFL, encoded by the exons ATGTTAGTCACCAAACTTACAAGAccgttaaataaaatggattttttaacagaaaatgatattaaaaccaTATTAAAGAATAGTGGATATCCCGCAGTGAATAATATGAATTGGTTGCTTACGAATTATTCCAACAGTCTGGTGGGATACCTCGGGGAACACCTCAGTCTCACAGTCAGCTTCGATTTGAATGGTgcatttaagaatataaaatttttcgtgAAATGCCTACCAAGATTTGAAAAATGGAAGGCAGATTTTTTGAAAGATTTGATATTCTTCGATAAAGAATACACGATGTTGGCTGATCTGTTTGAAAAATTCTCGGAGCTCGACG GATCTAGAAGATATCGACCTAAAGCCCTACTACTTAAGAaggatttatttgtttttgaagaTGTCAGGGAATGGGGATATAAAATGCCATGTCAAAGAGAAAATCTAACATGGCTCGAATTAAAAGCAACTATTTCTGCTATGGCAAGATTCCATTCTCAGTCTTATATTTTTGAGGAACGTAAAAGCAAATTATTGGGAAGGTCATATCGTATATGGGAAGACTATAGCGAATACTTGGCAGAACCAGCTCAAGGTCAATCATGGCGAGAAACAGGAATGAACGCCGTTATCGATCTCCTAaaagttttttcaaaatatagaaCAAAAGACAACTTCGAATCAATTGTAGATAAAAGAATTCCTGAACTTTTTCATCTCGCTGAAGATCAAATAAGGCCTAGCTCAAGAAGCAGAAACGTTGTAGTGCATCGCGACGTTTGgtctaacaatatatttttaaaacaacatacgGATGGAAATATTCATGCCCTCATAGTTGACTTCCAGACTGTGGTATATGCTGATCCCATGATAGATCTCGCTTCAATGATATGTTTTAATACCAAACTAGCGTTTAGAGAAGAATATATAGATGaagttatcaatatttatcacGATTCTCTCACTAGAGAACTTATCGTGGAAGGAATCGATGTAGGATTGGTTCCtgacaaaaaaattcttagGGAGAATTACAATGAAAGCATGTTGTTTGGCTTGACCCAAGCTGCTATAATAGTTCCTATAGTAATATTTGACgaagatataaagaaaaatatattttcagatgCTGATAAAAGTTATCGCTTTAATACTGTAAGCAGAAGTCAAGAATTTATAGACTTCGCTGAAATAGATGAGACGTATCGAGTGAGGACTTGTGAAATTATCGATGAAATACTTGATAGATTTGTGTTCCTctga
- the LOC116770163 gene encoding WD repeat-containing protein 75, whose protein sequence is MVTQTASSDKASAKYVFNRKAGRSIIEHRPIFSPDGQSIVVVVEDLARVYNIQTGDCVRTLQTEGSVGQLVGVQFTEDDGYNLYGCSEYGYVTTWTWEQGAVLREIKLSLSSDLKIISFNIVDNNECFIIAIQPDKSLHLGTYSVKDGILLYEYSVVKCFYYGIISVALGWCNGDRYAAFTVGTRKLYIQNLSQPHLKSEIQNHNRLRIMAVAAHQKDSTVAITDAIGRVTILRGNLYDSNSIAREVMHWHFLPPLAVCFSVQGNYLMTGGMEKVLVKWTLGPLATKTNEKSFIPRLPGIVRFITASSSHIAVTLSNNSIVIASPQLVVSRTILECGGTSPHVRFLASTLVWDRSRAALLLPGRTGHLQLYSTSSDTVLCNVDITEMNSLPSERQNLIPLETEVTCTAMSADGSWLVTSEYRNDGVLYPEEKLKFWASQQNTATPFKLNTCVNLSHGGCNVVALALNNKGEFCVSSGADQKFRIWKRSTSSQDNRKKITWTCLTACYYSSGISHFLSNPVLNQYKGNKTPNTDDSDLPYMKKCFMENDILTKIVNIHKENNLQLNTGENRDDEFSMGSVAISQDGSLIAAWFGCKLTLWDTHLCNLRTTLSHPALRPRGINVQFGNNDAAHYLVCTTKRCLAVWSLLSLTMKWIVPLNTTCLVADPCSNKMAVVTKNNDVFVFTPHSSIPILNLKSLIDCRSGVFRHCVFGAAPGDDVRLYMMRNDSEIYCLEPEKCQDQLEVISQRNQPRSKFSVLVAEQQLYDVRKAAPAGTEQLNREQLGNNAISQFLSGAPHMVPPVSLLCPLFLQHISGYEESEQVEDEVMEVDPQSSDDEDIQSKYTPKAVQMWAPNYDGVKEKRLMHILKTPLLDKESVVTVFGV, encoded by the exons atggttaCGCAAACGGCAAGTAGTGACAAAGCGTcagcaaaatatgtttttaatagaaaagcCGGTAGAAGTATTATAGAACACCGTCCTATATTTTCACCGGATGGACA ATCAATTGTTGTGGTTGTAGAGGACCTAGCCCGAGTGTATAACATACAAACGGGGGATTGTGTTCGTACACTCCAAACGGAAGGCTCAGTGGGACAGTTAGTAGGGGTACAGTTCACAGAGGATGACGGTTATAACTTGTATGGATGTTCAGAATACGGATACGTCACTACATGGACTTGGGAGCAAGGTGCAGTGCTTCgtgaaatt aAACTAAGCCTGTCAAGtgacttgaaaataatatcattcaaTATAGTTGACAACaatgaatgttttataattgccATTCAACCAGACAAATCACTCCATCTTGGAACGTATTCAGTGAAAGACGGcatattattgtatgaatattCTGTAGTTAAGTGTTTCTACTATGGCATCATATCGGTGGCTCTTGGCTGGTGCAATGGTGACAGATATGCAGCTTTTACAGTTGGAACTAGGAAACTctacatacaaaatttatccCAACCGCATTTGAAATCAGA AATACAAAACCATAATCGTCTTCGAATCATGGCTGTAGCGGCTCATCAGAAAGATAGTACAGTTGCTATAACTGATGCAATCGGGAGAGTTACAATTCTAAGaggaaatttatatgattCCAACAGTATAGCAAGAGAGGTGATGCATTGGCATTTCCTTCCACCATTAGCGGTGTGCTTTTCAGTTCaag GTAATTACCTTATGACTGGCGGTATGGAAAAAGTGTTGGTAAAATGGACACTAGGTCCATTGGCCACCAAAACCAACGAGAAGAGCTTTATTCCACGACTACCTGGTATTGTGAGATTCATAACAGCGAGCAGTTCCCATATAGCAGTCACATTGTCTAACAACT CTATAGTGATAGCCAGTCCGCAGCTGGTTGTATCCCGTACTATCTTAGAATGTGGTGGAACATCTCCTCACGTGAGATTCCTGGCTTCAACATTAGTATGGGACAGATCGCGAGCAGCCCTACTACTCCCTGGCCGTACTGGACACTTGCAACTCTATTCCACAAGCAGTGATACTGTTCTTTGCAAT GTTGATATAACTGAAATGAATAGTTTGCCATCGGAACgacaaaatttaataccaTTGGAAACGGAAGTCACTTGCACAGCGATGAGCGCTGATGGATCGTGGCTGGTCACTTCCGAGTACAGAAACGACGGAGTCTTATATCCAgaagagaaattaaaattctggGCCTCCCAACAGAACACCGCTACACCGTTTAAACTAAACACTTGTGTGAATCTGTCGCACGGTGGATGCAATGTTGTGGCTTTGGCCCTAAATAATAAGGGCGAGTTTTGCGTATCATCAGGCGCCGATCAGAAGTTCAGAATATGGAAACGCAGTACCAGTTCACAGGAtaatagaaagaaaataacatGGACCTGTCTGACGGCTTGCTACTACTCATCGGGGATTTCACATTTCCTATCAAACCCGGTCCTCAATCAGTACAAAGGGAACAAAACACCTAACACAGACGATTCAGACTTGccatatatgaaaaaatgtttcatggAAAATGATATTCTGACAAAGATTGTCAATATTcataaggaaaataatttgcaattGAATACCGGGGAGAATAGAGATGATGAGTTTTCTATGGGCAGTGTTGCCATATCGCAGGATGGGTCGTTGATAGCGGCTTGGTTTGGTTGCAAGTTGACTCTATGGGATACACATTTGTGTAACTTGCGGACAACGCTGTCCCATCCCGCGTTACGACCGAGAGGTATCAACGTACAGTTCGGCAATAACGACGCTGCTCATTAT TTGGTATGTACAACTAAGAGATGCCTCGCCGTATGGAGCCTTCTATCTTTAACCATGAAATGGATTGTGCCATTAAATACAACTTGTCTCGTAGCCGATCCTTGTTCAAACAAAATGGCCGTCGTAACCAAAAATAATGACG tgttCGTATTCACGCCACACAGCTCAATACCGATATTGAATCTGAAGAGTTTGATAGATTGTAGAAGTGGTGTGTTCAGACATTGTGTGTTCGGAGCGGCTCCCGGCGATGACGTCAGATTGTATATGATGAGGAATGATTCA GAAATATACTGTTTGGAGCCCGAAAAGTGTCAAGATCAGTTGGAGGTCATATCTCAGAGGAACCAGCCCAGGTCTAAATTTAGCGTTCTGGTCGCTGAGCAACAGCTGTATGACGTGCGAAAAGCTGCACCAGCTGGAACGGAACAGCTGAACAGGGAACAGCTGGGTAACAACGCTATTAGTCAG TTCCTTTCTGGAGCACCTCACATGGTACCGCCAGTGAGCCTGCTGTGTCCTCTATTCCTACAACATATATCGGGATACGAGGAAAGTGAGCAAGTTGAAGACGAAGTGATGGAAGTAGACCCTCAGTCCAGTGATGATGAAGACATACAGTCGAAGTACACACCGAAGGCAGTACAAATGTGGGCTCCGAACTACGACGGTGTTAAGGAAAAGAGATTGatgcatatattaaaaacaccgCTATTAGATAAAGAATCTGTTGTTACTGTTTTTGGTGtatga